One Stenotrophomonas maltophilia DNA window includes the following coding sequences:
- the mtnA gene encoding S-methyl-5-thioribose-1-phosphate isomerase, which produces MNTASDIDYARYDHIRPILWTGDALQLLDQRKLPFVVEHVVCHDSDEVAAAIHALTVRGAPAIGIAAAWGVVLAARDVQAADGAHALQQLEPALQRLNASRPTAVNLAWALARMRRCLNAAGADWKALLEAEAQAIAEEDLAANRHMGALGAGLIEAGSGVLTHCNTGSLATAGFGTALGVIRAGMAQHRIARVFAGETRPWLQGARLTVWELQQDGIDATLIADSAASHLMKTGAVQWVIVGADRICANGDTANKIGTYQLAIAARHHGVKFMVVAPSSTVDMETVDGSQIEIEQRDPGELYGVGGTRTVAEGIAAWNPVFDVTPGELIDAIVTERGVILNPTTENMRAAFGG; this is translated from the coding sequence ATGAACACTGCCTCCGACATCGACTACGCCCGTTACGACCACATCCGCCCGATCCTCTGGACCGGCGATGCCCTGCAACTGCTGGACCAGCGCAAGCTGCCGTTCGTGGTCGAGCATGTGGTCTGCCATGACAGTGACGAGGTTGCCGCCGCCATCCACGCGTTGACCGTGCGTGGTGCACCGGCGATTGGCATTGCCGCAGCCTGGGGCGTGGTGCTGGCCGCACGTGACGTACAGGCCGCAGACGGTGCGCACGCGCTGCAGCAGCTGGAACCGGCGCTGCAGCGCCTGAACGCGTCGCGCCCGACCGCCGTCAACCTGGCCTGGGCGCTGGCACGCATGCGTCGCTGCCTGAACGCCGCCGGCGCGGACTGGAAGGCGTTGCTGGAAGCGGAAGCGCAGGCCATCGCCGAGGAAGACCTGGCCGCCAACCGCCACATGGGTGCGCTGGGCGCGGGCCTGATCGAGGCCGGCAGCGGTGTGCTGACCCACTGCAACACCGGCTCGCTGGCCACCGCCGGCTTCGGCACCGCACTGGGCGTGATCCGTGCCGGCATGGCCCAGCACCGCATCGCCCGCGTGTTCGCCGGCGAGACCCGTCCATGGCTGCAGGGTGCACGTCTGACCGTATGGGAACTGCAGCAGGATGGCATCGACGCCACCCTGATTGCCGATTCGGCCGCCTCGCACCTGATGAAGACCGGTGCGGTGCAGTGGGTGATCGTCGGTGCAGACCGCATCTGCGCCAACGGCGATACCGCCAACAAGATCGGCACCTACCAGCTGGCCATCGCCGCCCGCCACCACGGTGTCAAATTCATGGTGGTGGCGCCGTCCTCGACCGTGGACATGGAGACCGTGGATGGCAGCCAGATCGAGATCGAGCAGCGTGATCCGGGCGAACTCTACGGCGTGGGCGGTACCCGCACCGTGGCCGAGGGCATTGCCGCCTGGAACCCGGTGTTCGACGTCACCCCGGGTGAGCTGATCGACGCCATCGTGACCGAGCGTGGGGTGATCCTGAACCCGACCACCGAGAACATGCGCGCCGCCTTCGGCGGTTGA
- a CDS encoding DUF3011 domain-containing protein, translated as MVKWFAVVAAPVYSIALWGAWLPSSASAQQAGYDGEVVTCESRDMGWVHCDIDVSNGVDLVRQLSNSSCIRGSEWGTDRSGVWVTLGCRAEFRARRAAGAAPVASEGKRLVRRVVRCESNGRPQSCPVRLDGAPVRLLRQLSALPCREGQGWGYKRNEVWTSRGCQGDFEVADEDGRFVDVPRRLTCESKSKKRRFCGASISVGAAVSEQLSSTPCEEGSTWGWSRNGIWVDGGCRAEFSVN; from the coding sequence TTGGTCAAGTGGTTTGCGGTTGTCGCTGCACCGGTTTACTCCATCGCGCTCTGGGGTGCCTGGCTGCCGTCATCGGCATCTGCCCAGCAGGCCGGCTACGACGGTGAAGTGGTGACCTGCGAATCACGCGACATGGGCTGGGTGCATTGCGATATCGATGTCAGCAACGGCGTCGACCTGGTGCGCCAGCTTTCCAACAGCAGCTGCATCCGTGGCAGCGAATGGGGCACCGACCGCAGTGGCGTGTGGGTCACGCTGGGCTGCCGCGCCGAGTTCCGCGCACGCCGCGCTGCGGGTGCCGCGCCGGTAGCCAGCGAGGGCAAGCGCCTGGTCCGTCGCGTGGTGCGTTGTGAATCCAATGGTCGCCCGCAGAGCTGTCCGGTGCGCCTGGACGGCGCGCCGGTACGTTTGTTGCGGCAGCTGTCGGCACTGCCGTGCCGGGAAGGGCAGGGCTGGGGCTACAAGCGCAATGAAGTCTGGACCAGCCGCGGTTGCCAGGGGGATTTCGAAGTGGCTGACGAGGACGGCCGATTCGTTGACGTACCACGCCGGCTGACCTGTGAATCGAAGTCGAAGAAGCGCCGCTTCTGCGGCGCCAGCATCTCGGTTGGTGCCGCCGTCTCCGAGCAGCTGTCCAGCACACCGTGCGAGGAAGGCAGTACCTGGGGCTGGAGCCGCAACGGCATCTGGGTGGACGGTGGCTGCCGCGCCGAATTCTCGGTGAATTGA
- the epmA gene encoding EF-P lysine aminoacylase EpmA: MSEALLRALQQRAALNALVRRFFAERDVLEVETPILSVAGNTEPNIDSFHTDFTGHVDAGGRRRWLRTSPEYPLKRLLAAGVGDCYELGRVFRNGEAGGRHNPEFTMLEWYRVGWDHHRLVQETAELVGQALALVGRSATLRVLSYRELFQQHVGVDPFKADEAALRAALGDVHIDPVGLTRDDWLDLLMTHRIQPQFDNTVMTVVHDWPASQAALARIRAGTPPLAERFELYLGAVELANGYHELNDAREQRARFQRDLQRRHERGQVQPALDEALLAALPSMPACAGVAVGVDRLLMAMNRTPRIADVLAYDFAHA, from the coding sequence GTGAGCGAGGCCCTGCTGCGCGCGCTGCAGCAGCGTGCCGCGCTCAATGCGCTGGTACGCCGCTTCTTCGCCGAGCGCGACGTGCTGGAGGTGGAAACGCCGATCCTGTCGGTGGCAGGCAACACCGAGCCGAACATCGACAGCTTCCATACCGATTTCACCGGCCATGTCGATGCCGGCGGACGCCGCCGCTGGCTGCGCACCTCGCCGGAGTATCCGCTCAAGCGCCTGTTGGCGGCGGGCGTGGGTGACTGTTACGAACTGGGCCGGGTGTTCCGCAATGGCGAGGCGGGCGGCCGCCACAACCCGGAATTCACCATGCTGGAGTGGTACCGGGTTGGCTGGGATCATCATCGCCTGGTGCAGGAGACCGCAGAGCTGGTCGGCCAGGCGCTGGCGCTGGTCGGGCGCAGTGCGACCCTGCGCGTGCTGAGCTACCGCGAGCTGTTCCAGCAGCATGTGGGCGTTGACCCGTTCAAGGCCGATGAGGCTGCATTGCGGGCCGCGCTGGGTGATGTGCACATCGATCCGGTCGGTTTGACCCGCGACGACTGGCTGGACCTGTTGATGACCCATCGCATCCAGCCGCAGTTTGATAACACAGTGATGACCGTGGTCCACGATTGGCCGGCCAGCCAGGCGGCGCTTGCGCGCATCCGTGCCGGTACACCACCCCTGGCCGAGCGTTTCGAGTTGTATCTGGGCGCGGTGGAGCTGGCCAACGGCTATCACGAACTGAACGACGCCCGCGAGCAGCGCGCGCGCTTCCAGCGTGACCTGCAGCGACGACATGAACGTGGCCAGGTGCAGCCCGCGCTGGACGAGGCCCTGCTCGCCGCGCTGCCATCGATGCCGGCGTGCGCGGGCGTGGCGGTGGGGGTCGATCGCCTCCTGATGGCGATGAACCGCACGCCGCGCATCGCCGACGTGCTGGCCTACGACTTTGCCCACGCATGA
- a CDS encoding GNAT family N-acetyltransferase, with protein MQTAPLDFRLATRADEELLIALMREFYAEDRIDFDDARVRRGVDALLADPRNGDVLLWLDEAAEVVGYAVIAMGFSLEQGGHFMLLDELYVSHRARGRGRGKQALAICEQRARGRGVNRLRLEVNHHNELARRLYLASGYIDDTRDLLTLPLDHPRPEGIL; from the coding sequence ATGCAGACCGCTCCGCTGGATTTCCGCCTGGCCACCCGTGCCGACGAAGAACTGTTGATCGCGTTGATGCGCGAGTTCTATGCCGAAGACAGGATCGACTTCGACGACGCGCGCGTGCGTCGCGGCGTGGACGCGCTGCTGGCCGATCCGCGCAATGGCGATGTGCTGCTGTGGCTGGACGAGGCCGCCGAGGTGGTGGGCTACGCAGTGATCGCGATGGGTTTCAGCCTGGAGCAGGGCGGCCACTTCATGCTGCTGGACGAGCTGTACGTGAGCCACCGCGCGCGCGGCCGCGGCCGCGGCAAGCAGGCGCTGGCCATCTGCGAACAGCGCGCTCGCGGGCGTGGCGTCAACCGCCTGCGGCTGGAAGTGAACCACCACAACGAACTGGCCCGGCGCCTGTACCTGGCCAGTGGCTACATCGATGACACCCGCGATCTGCTGACCCTGCCGCTGGACCACCCGCGACCGGAGGGCATCCTGTGA
- the ligA gene encoding NAD-dependent DNA ligase LigA: protein MPMSPSPAERAEDLRRQIAQANRAYHELDAPEIPDVDYDRMVRELEALEREHPELARADSPTQQVGARPSGRFPEVRHAVPMLSLSNAFSDEEVADFVRRIDERLGRRSLQFSAEPKMDGLAISLRYEDGHFVLGATRGDGSTGEDVTANLREIGDIPKRLHGKDWPDVLEVRGEVYMARADFEAYNERARLQGGKVLANPRNAAAGSLRQLDPKISAQRRLSFFAYGTGEVQGGELPDTHSGTLAQLGAWGFPVSELCKVVEGTDGLLGYYRDIGERRDGLPFDIDGVVYKLDDRAGQQAMGFVSRAPRWAIAHKFPAQEQSTTVEAIEIQIGRTGAATPVARLAPVAVAGVIVSNATLHNADQIARLDVRVGDSVIVRRAGDVIPEVVSVILDRRPQGTTPWQMPTRCPVCGSEIVREEGAAAWRCSGELSCPAQRKEAIAHFASRRAMDIDGLGDKYIETLVDAGIVKSVADLYRLNRDQLLHLKLVLDAEDPSALAAALKLHLPAEGSGAVLNAVLKLDGNDPGWRAQALAQPASFEWNTKKIATKWADNLIAAIDASRAATLERLLFALGIEHVGESTAKALAQWFGDLELIRHLPWPLFKRVPDIGGEVARSLGHFFEQQGNQQAIDDLLQVGQVRISDVHAPSAKLREGLDLAQLLVESEIPGITRLRAEKLVAALSGAQAVLDAEHGQFVNAGLPDDTARGLAAWLDADGHGAMLLAAEKAMQQILAKAPALAEIVAGPLDGQTVVLTGTLAQLTRDAAKERLEALGAKVSGSVSKKTSFVVAGTEAGSKLDKAQSLGVPVWDEDRLLAYLAEHE, encoded by the coding sequence ATCCCGATGAGCCCCAGCCCCGCCGAACGCGCCGAAGACCTTCGCCGGCAGATCGCCCAGGCCAACCGCGCCTATCACGAGCTGGACGCGCCGGAGATCCCTGACGTCGACTACGACCGGATGGTGCGCGAGCTGGAAGCGCTGGAGCGCGAGCACCCGGAACTGGCCCGTGCCGACAGCCCGACCCAGCAGGTCGGTGCGCGCCCCTCCGGCCGCTTTCCGGAAGTGCGCCATGCGGTGCCGATGCTGTCGCTGTCCAATGCCTTCAGCGATGAAGAAGTGGCCGATTTCGTGCGCCGCATCGATGAGCGCCTGGGCCGTCGCAGCCTGCAGTTCTCGGCCGAGCCGAAGATGGACGGCCTGGCGATCAGCCTGCGCTACGAGGATGGTCATTTCGTGCTCGGCGCGACCCGTGGCGATGGCAGTACCGGCGAGGACGTGACCGCGAACCTGCGCGAGATCGGTGACATTCCCAAGCGCCTGCACGGCAAGGACTGGCCGGATGTGCTGGAGGTGCGCGGCGAGGTCTACATGGCCCGCGCCGACTTCGAGGCCTACAACGAACGTGCGCGGCTGCAGGGCGGCAAGGTGCTGGCCAACCCGCGCAACGCTGCGGCCGGTTCGCTGCGCCAGCTCGACCCGAAGATCAGTGCGCAGCGCAGGCTGAGTTTCTTCGCTTACGGCACTGGCGAAGTGCAGGGCGGCGAGCTGCCGGACACCCATTCGGGCACCCTGGCCCAGCTCGGTGCCTGGGGCTTCCCGGTCAGTGAGTTGTGCAAGGTGGTGGAAGGCACCGACGGCCTGCTGGGCTACTACCGCGACATCGGTGAGCGCCGCGATGGCCTGCCGTTCGATATCGATGGCGTGGTCTACAAGCTGGATGACCGTGCGGGTCAGCAGGCGATGGGCTTCGTTTCGCGCGCGCCGCGCTGGGCCATTGCGCACAAGTTCCCGGCGCAGGAACAGAGCACCACGGTGGAGGCGATCGAGATCCAGATCGGCCGCACCGGTGCCGCCACCCCGGTCGCGCGACTGGCGCCGGTGGCGGTGGCAGGTGTGATCGTGTCCAACGCCACGCTGCACAACGCCGACCAGATCGCGCGCCTGGATGTACGCGTGGGCGACAGCGTGATCGTGCGCCGCGCCGGTGACGTGATTCCGGAAGTGGTCAGCGTCATCCTCGACCGCCGCCCGCAGGGCACCACGCCGTGGCAGATGCCGACGCGCTGCCCGGTGTGCGGCTCGGAAATCGTGCGCGAGGAAGGTGCAGCCGCATGGCGCTGCTCGGGCGAGCTGTCCTGCCCGGCGCAGCGCAAGGAGGCCATTGCCCATTTCGCTTCGCGTCGTGCAATGGATATCGACGGCCTCGGCGACAAGTACATCGAAACCCTGGTCGATGCCGGCATCGTCAAGAGCGTGGCCGACCTGTACCGGCTCAACCGCGACCAGCTGCTGCACCTGAAGCTGGTGCTGGATGCCGAGGATCCGTCGGCACTGGCGGCTGCGCTGAAGCTGCATCTGCCCGCTGAAGGCAGTGGTGCGGTGCTCAATGCGGTGCTCAAGCTGGATGGCAACGATCCGGGCTGGCGCGCACAGGCGCTGGCGCAGCCGGCCAGCTTCGAATGGAACACGAAGAAGATCGCCACCAAGTGGGCCGACAACCTGATCGCGGCGATCGACGCCAGCCGTGCGGCCACGCTGGAGCGTTTGCTGTTCGCGCTCGGCATCGAGCATGTGGGCGAGAGCACAGCCAAGGCGCTGGCGCAGTGGTTCGGTGACCTGGAGCTGATCCGCCATCTGCCGTGGCCGTTGTTCAAGCGTGTGCCGGACATCGGTGGCGAAGTGGCGCGTTCGCTCGGCCATTTCTTCGAGCAGCAGGGCAACCAGCAGGCCATCGATGACCTGCTGCAGGTCGGTCAGGTGCGCATCAGCGATGTGCATGCGCCCAGTGCCAAGCTGCGCGAAGGGCTGGATCTGGCGCAGCTGCTGGTCGAATCGGAGATCCCTGGCATCACCCGCCTGCGCGCCGAAAAACTGGTCGCTGCGCTTTCCGGCGCGCAAGCAGTGCTCGACGCCGAGCATGGCCAGTTCGTCAACGCCGGCCTGCCCGATGACACTGCACGCGGCCTGGCTGCGTGGCTCGATGCAGATGGCCATGGCGCGATGCTGCTGGCGGCCGAGAAGGCGATGCAGCAGATCCTGGCCAAGGCGCCGGCGCTGGCCGAGATCGTGGCCGGCCCGCTGGATGGGCAGACCGTGGTGCTGACCGGCACCCTGGCCCAGCTCACCCGCGATGCCGCCAAGGAACGCCTGGAAGCGCTGGGTGCCAAGGTCTCCGGCAGCGTGTCGAAGAAGACCAGCTTCGTGGTGGCCGGTACCGAGGCCGGCTCCAAGCTGGACAAGGCGCAGTCGCTGGGCGTGCCGGTATGGGACGAAGACCGCCTGCTGGCCTACCTCGCCGAACACGAATGA
- a CDS encoding pyridoxal phosphate-dependent aminotransferase: MTLPASRRRFLQLAGAGLAVASSGLPQLGQAQPAAAVAAPPAEGAVLLNFNECPYGPSPAAQQAARDSIASCGRYRFALAGQVRDAFIEQARIPADHVRLYPGSSEPLNRAAVLWTGPQAGLVVADPTFETLGEVATAHGAHVQKVPLRDDGAHDLRAMVAAAHARPTGLLYVCNPNNPTGSISPPDELAWLLAHKPTSTRVLLDEAYLQYSEQPSLIAQVAQRDDLIVLRTFSKLYGMAGLRLGVAAAHPERLRELASLGDNPLPVPALAAALASLRDPQLIPQRRLQNAKVRQATIAWLGKRGFSCLPSEANCFVVDVQRDGSAFAKAMADNGVVIGRSWPIWPQRVRVTVGTEEEMAAFRNAFAKVAGVPA; encoded by the coding sequence GTGACCCTGCCCGCCTCCCGTCGACGCTTCCTGCAACTGGCCGGTGCCGGCCTCGCCGTCGCCAGCAGCGGCCTGCCGCAGCTCGGCCAGGCCCAACCCGCGGCCGCCGTCGCCGCGCCCCCTGCCGAAGGCGCCGTACTACTGAACTTCAACGAATGCCCGTACGGCCCCTCGCCCGCTGCCCAGCAGGCCGCGCGCGACAGCATCGCCAGCTGCGGCCGCTACCGTTTCGCACTGGCCGGACAGGTGCGCGACGCCTTCATCGAACAGGCACGCATTCCGGCCGATCACGTACGGCTCTATCCGGGTTCCAGCGAACCGCTGAACCGTGCCGCTGTGCTATGGACCGGCCCGCAGGCGGGACTGGTGGTGGCCGACCCGACCTTCGAGACGCTGGGAGAGGTCGCCACTGCACACGGTGCGCACGTGCAGAAAGTGCCACTGCGCGACGACGGCGCACATGACCTGCGCGCGATGGTCGCCGCCGCACACGCACGCCCGACCGGACTGCTGTACGTGTGCAACCCGAACAACCCGACCGGATCAATCAGCCCACCGGATGAGCTCGCCTGGCTGCTGGCCCACAAGCCCACGTCCACCCGCGTGCTGTTGGACGAGGCCTACCTGCAGTACAGCGAACAGCCGAGCCTGATCGCGCAGGTGGCGCAGCGCGATGACCTGATCGTGCTGCGCACATTCTCCAAGCTTTATGGCATGGCCGGCCTGCGCCTGGGCGTAGCGGCCGCACATCCCGAGCGTCTGCGCGAACTGGCCAGCCTGGGCGACAACCCGCTGCCGGTTCCGGCGCTGGCGGCGGCACTGGCCAGCCTGCGCGATCCGCAGTTGATTCCGCAGCGCCGCCTGCAGAATGCCAAGGTCCGGCAGGCGACCATCGCATGGCTCGGCAAGCGTGGTTTCAGCTGCCTGCCGTCGGAAGCGAACTGCTTCGTGGTCGACGTGCAACGCGACGGCAGCGCGTTTGCCAAGGCAATGGCCGACAACGGCGTGGTGATTGGGCGAAGCTGGCCGATCTGGCCGCAGCGCGTGCGCGTGACCGTCGGCACCGAAGAGGAGATGGCCGCGTTCCGCAATGCGTTCGCGAAGGTGGCCGGCGTACCGGCCTGA
- the zipA gene encoding cell division protein ZipA, with protein MSDTALLRIGILAAGLLLIAAIFLFGRPKKKPQGRRVEGAEPTSGERREPVLGEDGVTVADGRVEPGMGTEGEQAELGLGETDPGASDLGKRATQDFDKIVSLFVAARAGEQLRGEDIVVAAEKTGLVFGHMNVFHRLVEGHPERGPIFSMASIMKPGSFDMANIRAMETPAIAFFLTLPAPLTALDAWEKMLPTVQRMAELLDGVVLDDSRNALGRQRIAHIRDELRAYDRQHQAPPLTKTPRW; from the coding sequence ATGTCCGACACGGCACTGTTGCGCATCGGCATCCTGGCCGCCGGCCTGCTGTTGATCGCCGCGATCTTCCTGTTTGGCCGTCCGAAGAAGAAGCCCCAGGGGCGCCGCGTGGAAGGCGCGGAACCGACCAGCGGCGAGCGCCGCGAGCCGGTGCTGGGCGAAGACGGCGTCACCGTGGCCGATGGCCGCGTCGAACCGGGTATGGGCACGGAAGGCGAGCAGGCCGAACTCGGCCTGGGCGAAACCGACCCGGGCGCGAGCGACCTCGGCAAGCGTGCCACCCAGGATTTCGACAAGATCGTCTCGCTGTTCGTGGCCGCCCGGGCTGGCGAACAGCTGCGTGGCGAAGACATCGTGGTGGCGGCGGAGAAGACCGGCCTGGTGTTCGGCCATATGAACGTGTTCCACCGGCTGGTGGAAGGCCATCCCGAGCGCGGCCCAATCTTCTCGATGGCCAGCATCATGAAGCCGGGCAGCTTCGACATGGCCAACATCCGTGCCATGGAGACCCCGGCCATCGCTTTCTTCCTGACCTTGCCGGCGCCGCTGACCGCGCTGGACGCCTGGGAGAAGATGCTGCCGACCGTGCAGCGCATGGCCGAACTGCTGGATGGCGTGGTGCTGGATGACAGCCGCAATGCCCTGGGCCGCCAGCGCATCGCACACATCCGTGACGAGCTGCGCGCCTATGATCGCCAGCACCAGGCCCCGCCGCTGACCAAGACCCCGCGCTGGTAA